Proteins encoded in a region of the Saccharothrix ecbatanensis genome:
- a CDS encoding urease accessory protein UreF: protein MNADLSDATGMAVVLCIADSRFPGGGHAHSGGLEEAVARGLVTDVPTLASFLRGRLRTVGALTAAIAAMAAHSARERRRWRELDVEVDARTPSPSQREVSRAQGRGMARAGRLAWPSPVLDDLLAATPRPHHPVALGALAGIAGASPRQAALAAAYLSVSGPASACVRLLGLDPFHVNAIVADLSAPIGRIAATAAGNPDLPPAELPAPSSPALDLFAETHDRTHRLEVRLFAG, encoded by the coding sequence ATGAACGCCGACCTGTCGGACGCCACGGGCATGGCCGTCGTGCTGTGCATCGCGGACTCCCGCTTCCCCGGCGGCGGGCACGCCCACTCCGGCGGGCTCGAAGAGGCGGTCGCCCGCGGCCTGGTCACCGACGTCCCGACGCTCGCCTCGTTCCTGCGCGGCAGACTCCGCACGGTCGGCGCGCTCACCGCCGCCATCGCCGCCATGGCGGCCCACTCCGCTCGGGAACGGCGCCGGTGGCGGGAGTTGGACGTCGAAGTCGACGCCCGCACCCCTTCTCCCTCGCAACGCGAGGTGTCACGCGCGCAGGGCCGCGGCATGGCCCGCGCCGGTCGACTCGCCTGGCCCTCACCGGTGTTGGACGACCTGTTGGCGGCCACACCGCGGCCACACCACCCCGTCGCGCTGGGCGCGTTGGCCGGGATCGCGGGCGCGTCCCCGCGCCAGGCCGCGCTCGCCGCCGCCTACCTGTCGGTCAGCGGACCGGCGAGCGCCTGCGTCCGGCTGCTGGGCCTGGACCCGTTCCACGTCAACGCGATCGTCGCCGACCTGTCCGCACCGATCGGGCGCATCGCCGCCACCGCCGCCGGAAACCCCGACCTGCCACCAGCGGAACTACCCGCGCCGAGCTCGCCCGCCCTCGACCTCTTCGCCGAGACCCATGACCGAACCCACCGCCTGGAGGTGCGTCTCTTTGCCGGCTGA
- a CDS encoding urease subunit alpha → MTDKWEIKRRRYAELLGPTVGDKIRLADTNLLIEPTEDRSMGPQGSGDEVVFGGGKVIRESMGQATATRAEGTPDLVITGVVVLDHWGVVKADVGVRDGRIVGIGKAGNPDVMDGVDSTLVIGPGTEVVAGNGKILTAGGIDCHVHFVCPQLVDSALAGGLTTLIGGGTGPADGSKATTVTPGPWNLARMFRAMDGQPVNILQLGKGCTARPDALWEQLRAGAGGFKIHEDWGATPAALDMALSVAEKSGVQVAIHTDTLNEAGFLESTMKAVGDRSVNAYHAEGAGGGHAPDILSVVSYANVLPSSTNPTRPYTVNTFDEHLDMLMVAHHLNRSIPEDLAFASSRIRPSTIAAEDVLQDMGAISMISSDALAMGRIGEVVLRTWQTAHVMKEKRKRGAEDKAADNDNMRARRYVAKYTINPAIAHGIDHLVGSVEVDRLADLVLWEPKYFGVRPHLVFKGGVIAWAQMGDPSASIPTPQPVWSRPMYGSAPKVAAECSVHFVAKEAIEADLQTALRTATPLEAVHNTRRVFKEKMKLNDALPKVVVRADNFAVYIDDELVESDPVAELPMTQRYFLF, encoded by the coding sequence GTGACCGACAAGTGGGAGATCAAGCGCCGCCGCTACGCCGAACTGCTCGGCCCCACCGTCGGGGACAAGATCCGGCTCGCCGACACGAACCTGCTGATCGAGCCGACCGAAGACCGCTCGATGGGGCCTCAGGGTTCCGGCGACGAGGTGGTCTTCGGCGGCGGCAAGGTCATCCGCGAGTCGATGGGCCAAGCGACGGCCACCCGTGCCGAAGGTACCCCGGACCTGGTGATCACGGGTGTCGTGGTGCTCGACCACTGGGGTGTGGTCAAGGCCGACGTGGGCGTCCGGGACGGGAGGATCGTCGGCATCGGCAAGGCGGGCAACCCCGACGTCATGGACGGGGTCGACTCCACGTTGGTCATCGGACCCGGCACGGAGGTCGTCGCAGGCAACGGCAAGATCCTCACCGCCGGCGGCATCGACTGCCACGTCCACTTCGTCTGCCCGCAGCTCGTGGACTCGGCCCTGGCCGGTGGGCTGACCACGCTGATCGGCGGCGGCACCGGTCCGGCGGACGGCAGCAAGGCCACCACCGTGACACCGGGCCCGTGGAACCTGGCCCGGATGTTCCGCGCCATGGACGGCCAACCGGTGAACATCCTGCAACTGGGCAAGGGCTGCACCGCGCGTCCCGACGCCCTGTGGGAGCAACTGCGCGCCGGCGCGGGCGGGTTCAAGATCCACGAGGACTGGGGCGCGACGCCCGCGGCGCTCGACATGGCGCTGAGCGTGGCGGAGAAGAGCGGCGTGCAGGTCGCCATCCACACCGACACGCTGAACGAAGCCGGTTTCCTGGAGTCCACGATGAAGGCCGTCGGGGACCGCTCCGTCAACGCCTACCACGCCGAGGGCGCCGGTGGCGGGCACGCGCCGGACATCCTGAGCGTCGTGTCCTACGCCAACGTGCTGCCCTCCTCGACCAACCCGACCCGGCCGTACACCGTCAACACGTTCGACGAGCACCTGGACATGCTGATGGTGGCCCACCACCTCAACCGGTCCATCCCGGAGGACCTGGCCTTCGCGAGCAGCCGGATCCGGCCCAGCACCATCGCCGCCGAGGACGTGTTGCAGGACATGGGCGCGATCTCGATGATCAGCTCCGACGCGTTGGCCATGGGACGGATCGGCGAGGTCGTCCTGCGCACCTGGCAGACCGCGCACGTGATGAAGGAGAAGCGCAAGCGGGGGGCCGAGGACAAGGCCGCGGACAACGACAACATGCGGGCACGTCGGTACGTCGCCAAGTACACGATCAACCCGGCGATCGCGCACGGCATCGACCACCTGGTCGGCTCGGTCGAAGTGGACCGGCTGGCCGACCTGGTGCTGTGGGAGCCGAAGTACTTCGGGGTGCGTCCCCACCTGGTGTTCAAGGGCGGGGTCATCGCGTGGGCGCAGATGGGCGACCCGAGCGCCTCCATCCCGACGCCGCAACCCGTGTGGTCGCGTCCGATGTACGGGTCCGCGCCGAAGGTGGCCGCCGAGTGCAGCGTGCACTTCGTGGCCAAAGAGGCGATCGAGGCCGACCTCCAAACGGCCCTGAGGACTGCCACGCCGTTGGAGGCGGTGCACAACACCCGTCGGGTGTTCAAGGAGAAGATGAAGCTGAACGACGCACTGCCGAAAGTCGTGGTGCGGGCGGACAACTTCGCCGTGTACATCGACGACGAGTTGGTCGAATCCGATCCGGTGGCGGAACTGCCCATGACGCAGCGCTACTTCCTGTTCTGA
- a CDS encoding urease subunit gamma, producing MHLSPQERDKLLVHVAADLARQRLESGLRLNQPEAVALITSYLVEGARAGRTVTELAASGRTVLRREQVLDGVPEMIDMVQVEATFPDGTKLVTVHDPIP from the coding sequence GTGCATCTGTCACCTCAGGAGCGGGACAAGCTGCTCGTCCACGTGGCCGCCGATCTGGCCCGGCAGCGGTTGGAGAGCGGTCTGCGGCTGAACCAGCCGGAGGCCGTCGCGTTGATCACCTCGTACCTGGTGGAGGGCGCGCGGGCGGGGCGGACGGTCACCGAGTTGGCCGCCTCGGGCCGCACCGTGCTGCGCCGGGAGCAGGTGCTGGACGGTGTGCCGGAAATGATCGACATGGTGCAGGTCGAGGCGACGTTCCCGGACGGCACGAAGCTCGTGACCGTCCACGACCCGATCCCCTAA